Proteins encoded within one genomic window of Scomber japonicus isolate fScoJap1 chromosome 16, fScoJap1.pri, whole genome shotgun sequence:
- the ktn1 gene encoding kinectin isoform X1 has protein sequence MAVDIYDSQYLLILAPSLVIALMFLFFWLFMKETSYDEVLARQKRDLKLPPSKPDTRKKNDKKKSKKKESASGGGGGGGGGGESEEDLRDFDLADGANSSALEIEEEPEPVASPAPAPPTPTPYVPVSVSTEAPAGLRERKKKEKKAAKAAAAAAAAAAATAATAAAITSPSEEPEVNGSKPVSRKTEVPLAASKQSSPPPPQLEVQIQVQAASAPAQAQTPPQTSGKRNKKKQKTEPMDDQQPEVKAEQAPAPVKKEAPIVAETKVLDGAAPSATSGKKKNHAKKQKTEPVDESHVMADSAASANHQAANNDDIPSKGSGKKQKNETDKENTEVKLKELLSGLSSLALSEAEAVSVIALLREKSPSALDAWHKSAARPDPATQERERLLVTLQEEASIAKDKVKQLGQELQVEKQKTGRVEAVMREQVAAMEKEMGSMQAKAQGSYQEIQSMQIKFQQVREQLESQITRLQQENGILRDAVSSATNQMESKNSAELNKLRSEYAGLMKELADNNSKLQQEEHQRKSLEVSYKQNVSQLEAQLQDAKRRWEELQNFLHNVNAEREKLQASKQEIHSQLLAAETEMNNKNKEIQNLHNSLTEAMVSKERLEQRVMELQVASQHSMPDDALQARAQELLNENKGLQVQNETLQVQNESLQVQISSQVTHVSHIEELQKLLSEKELQRKSLEDSLNAERSSGATRETNMQALHNENMSLKAEIQNLQAQISDQTASQLALDQIQQSVQEKEENMKTIEGLLEKGLIEVANKEEKLKAAREENVTLKQEMETMNIKMAEQASSESIVEELQSKIQEKDVTLKSMEESLQAAQDISTSREKTIEALEQQLAALQAEMEQLRQKEMQEDLTSSGTQLQDLQAQVAAKDQEIQMLQAELEEKTKELSEKMEQVLQQSHTAVPSPELLTALSEKEKQVSDLQGELAELRDSMELHRKKNNELREKNWSAMEALSATESMLQGKLSKAVKENQVALASYQAECRDVLHRLLPHVPLPNEQNHQEWLHSFERAVAESSAAQSTPASGDSQGLAEKLKEAEETQRILQKDCETYKKVLAETEGILQRLQNSVEQEESRWRVKVELSQGELKEMSQKVTALEQEIERLTDGAELENLRREKQHLESELERAERESATYVTEVRELKDLLTELQTRLDGSYTEAIRQNEELNLLKTQLTVTLSKLETEENERQRVAGDLYKAQQSLDLIQGELSQVTDNADGLIENSSLSSQREEIDRKEKMTAGLNQTVRELQQLLQGVSRQLTKGQEGEADKDLPKV, from the exons ATGGCGGTGGATATCTACGACTCTCAGTATTTGCTCATCCTGGCCCCTTCCCTGGTCATCGCCCTcatgttcctcttcttctggCTCTTCATGAAAGAAACCTCCTATGATGAGGTGCTGGCCCGGCAGAAACGCGACCTCAAGCTACCGCCGTCCAAGCCAGACACCCGTAAGAAGAATGACAAAAAGAAGAGCAAGAAGAAGGAGAGTGCtagtggaggaggtggtggcggcggaggtggaggagagTCTGAAGAGGACCTGAGGGACTTCGATTTAGCTGATGGTGCCAACAGTTCCGCTTTGGAGATTGAGGAGGAACCCGAACCAGTGGCTTCACCAGCTCCTGCTCCACCAACACCAACTCCCTATGTGCCTGTTTCAGTGTCAACGGAGGCTCCTGCTGGtctgagggagagaaagaagaaggagaagaaggcaGCCAaggctgccgctgctgctgcggcGGCCGCCGCTGCcactgctgccactgctgcagCTATAACTTCCCCTTCTGAGGAGCCAGAAGTGAACGGCTCAAAGCCAGTCAGCCGTAAGACAGAAGTCCCTCTAGCTGCTAGCAAACAGTCCAGCCCACCCCCTCCCCAGCTTGAAGTCCAGATCCAGGTCCAGGCTGCCTCGGCTCCTGCTCAGGCTCAGACACCTCCCCAGACCTCTGGGaagagaaacaagaagaaacaaaaaactgaGCCCA TGGATGACCAGCAGCCAGAGGTTAAAGCAGAGCAAGCTCCAGCACCAGTCAAGAAGGAAGCTCCTATTGTGGCTGAAACCAAAGTTCTGGATGGCGCAGCTCCAAGCGCCACCAGCGGCAAGAAGAAGAACCATGCCAAGAAGCAGAAGACCGAGCCTG TAGATGAATCCCATGTTATGGCTGACTCAGCAGCTTCTGCCAACCACCAAGCAGCCAATAATGATGATATACCATCCAAAGGGAGtggaaagaaacagaagaatgAGACGGACAAGG AGAACACGGAGGTGAagctgaaggagctgctgtCTGGTCTGTCCAGCCTGGCTCTGTCAGAGGCAGAGGCTGTCAGTGTGATTGCTCTCCTCCGAGAGAAGAGCCCTAGTGCCTTGGATGCTTGGCACAAA TCTGCAGCCAGACCAGACCCAGCTACCCAGGAACGAGAGCGACTCCTAGTAACTCTGCAAGAGGAGGCCTCCATTGCCAAGGACAAAGTGAAACAGCTTGGCCAG GAACTTCAGGTTGAGAAGCAAAAGACTGGCCGGGTGGAAGCTGTGATGAGAGAGCAAGTTGCAGCCATGGAGAAAGAAATGGGAAGCATGCAAGCCAAAGCACAAGGCAGCTACCAGGAGATCCAGAGCATGCAGATAAAG TTCCAGCAGGTGAGGGAGCAGCTGGAGAGCCAGATCACTCGACTGCAGCAGGAGAACGGCATCCTGAGGGACGCAGTCAGCTCTGCCACCAACCAGATGGAAAGCAA GAATTCAGCAGAGCTGAACAAGCTGCGTTCAGAGTACGCCGGTCTGATGAAAGAGCTGGCAGACAACAACAgcaagctgcagcaggaggagcaccAGAGGAAGTCGCTGGAGGTCAGCTACAAGCAGAACGTGTCCCAGCTGGAG GCCCAACTACAAGATGCTAAGCGACGCTGGGAAGAACTGCAAAACTTCCTCCACAACGTCaatgctgagagagagaaacttcAGGCCTCTAAGCAAG AGATCCACAGCCAGCTGCTGGCAGCGGAGACGGAGATGAACAACAAGAACAAGGAGATCCAGAATCTACATAACAGCCTGACTGAAGCCATGGTCTCCAAGGAGCGGCTTGAACAAAGAGTGATGGAGCTTCAGGTGGCGTCCCAGCACAGTATGCCTGACGATGCTCTGCAAGCCCGGGCTCAG GAACTTCTGAATGAAAACAAAGGTCTTCAGGTCCAGAATGAGACACTGCAAGTCCAGAATGAAAGCCTACAGGTCCAGATCTCCTCACAG GTCACCCATGTCTCTCACATTGAGGAGCTACAAAAGCt GCTGTCTGAGAAAGAGTTGCAGAGGAAGAGTCTGGAGGATTCTCTGAATGCTGAGAGGAGTAGTGGGGCCACTAGAGAAACTAACATGCAG GCCTTGCACAATGAGAACATGTCGCTGAAGGCAGAGATTCAGAATCTGCAGGCACAGATTTCTGATCAG ACTGCCTCCCAGCTTGCTTTGGACCAGATCCAGCAAAG TGTccaggagaaagaggagaacaTGAAAACCATAGAGGGCCTGCTGGAGAAGGGGCTGATCGAGGTGGCCAACAAAGAAGAGAAGCTCAag GCTGCAAGAGAAGAGAACGTGACATTGAAGCAAGAAATGGAGACCATGAATATAAAGATGGCAGAACAG GCATCATCAGAGTCAATAGTAGAAGAACTCCAGAGCAA GATCCAAGAGAAAGATGTGACGCTAAAATCAATGGAGGAGAGTCTACAGGCAGCACAAGACATCAGCACATCCAGAGAGAAGACAATTGAG GCTCTGGAGCAGCAGTTGGCCGCCCTGCAGGCAGAGATGGAGCAGCTGAGACAGAAGGAGATGCAAGAAGACCTGACCAGTTCTGGTACCCAGCTCCAAGACCTCCAGGCTCA GGTAGCAGCGAAGGACCAGGAGATCCAGATGCTGCAGGCTGAGTTGGAGGAAAAGACAAAGGAGCTGAGTGAGAAAATGGAGCAGGTACTTCAACAG TCCCACACAGCAGTGCCAAGCCCAGAACTTCTTACAGC GTtgtcagagaaagagaagcaggtCTCAGATCTGCAGGGTGAGCTGGCGGAGCTGAGGGACTCCATGGAGCTTCATAGGAAGAAGAACAAC GAGCTTCGGGAGAAAAACTGGAGTGCAATGGAAGCTCTGTCAGCCACCGAGTCCATGCTTCAAGGGAAACTCAGCAAAGCCGTCAAG GAGAACCAGGTGGCACTGGCATCGTATCAGGCTGAGTGTCGAGATGTTCTGCACAGACTTCTGCCCCATGTGCCTCTACCCAATGAGCAG AACCATCAGGAGTGGCTCCACAGTTTTGAGAGAGCAGTAGCTGAAAGCTCAGCTGCACAATCCACCCCTGCATCAGGGGACTCACAG GGACTGGCTGAGAAGCTGAAGGAAGCAGAGGAAACCCAAAGGATTCTACAGAAAGACTGTGAGACATACAAGAAGGTGTTGGCAGAGACG GAGGGCATCCTGCAGCGCCTTCAGAACAGCGTGGAGCAGGAAGAGTCTCGCTGGAGGGTGAAGGTGGAGCTATCGCAGGGAGAGCTGAAAGAG ATGAGCCAGAAAGTCACAGCTCTGGAGCAAGAGATTGAGAGACTAACTGATGGAGCAGAGTTGGAAAAT CTGAGAAGAGAAAAGCAGCACTTGGAGTCTGAGTTGGAGAGAGCGGAGCGGGAGAGTGCCACCTATGTGACGGAGGTCAGAGAG CTCAAAGATCTGTTGACTGAATTGCAGACCAGACTTGATGGCTCATATACAGAGGCTATCAGACAGAATGAGGAGCTGAATTTG CTGAAAACCCAGCTCACTGTGACTCTGTCCAAGCTGGAGACAGAAGAGAATGAGAGGCAAAGGGTGGCTGGTGACCTGTATAAG GCCCAGCAGTCTCTTGATCTGATCCAGGGAGAGCTCTCACAAGTGACCGACAACGCAGATGGCCTGATAGAGAATAGCAGTCTGTCGTCACAGAGA GAGGAGATTGACAGAAAGGAGAAGATGACTGCAGGACTAAACCAAACAGTCAGAGAACTACAGCAGCTGCTACAAGGTGTCAGCCGGCAACTCACCAAGGGACAGGAGGGG GAGGCTGACAAAGATCTGCCCAAGGTATAG
- the ktn1 gene encoding kinectin isoform X2, with translation MAVDIYDSQYLLILAPSLVIALMFLFFWLFMKETSYDEVLARQKRDLKLPPSKPDTRKKNDKKKSKKKESASGGGGGGGGGGESEEDLRDFDLADGANSSALEIEEEPEPVASPAPAPPTPTPYVPVSVSTEAPAGLRERKKKEKKAAKAAAAAAAAAAATAATAAAITSPSEEPEVNGSKPVSRKTEVPLAASKQSSPPPPQLEVQIQVQAASAPAQAQTPPQTSGKRNKKKQKTEPMDDQQPEVKAEQAPAPVKKEAPIVAETKVLDGAAPSATSGKKKNHAKKQKTEPDESHVMADSAASANHQAANNDDIPSKGSGKKQKNETDKENTEVKLKELLSGLSSLALSEAEAVSVIALLREKSPSALDAWHKSAARPDPATQERERLLVTLQEEASIAKDKVKQLGQELQVEKQKTGRVEAVMREQVAAMEKEMGSMQAKAQGSYQEIQSMQIKFQQVREQLESQITRLQQENGILRDAVSSATNQMESKNSAELNKLRSEYAGLMKELADNNSKLQQEEHQRKSLEVSYKQNVSQLEAQLQDAKRRWEELQNFLHNVNAEREKLQASKQEIHSQLLAAETEMNNKNKEIQNLHNSLTEAMVSKERLEQRVMELQVASQHSMPDDALQARAQELLNENKGLQVQNETLQVQNESLQVQISSQVTHVSHIEELQKLLSEKELQRKSLEDSLNAERSSGATRETNMQALHNENMSLKAEIQNLQAQISDQTASQLALDQIQQSVQEKEENMKTIEGLLEKGLIEVANKEEKLKAAREENVTLKQEMETMNIKMAEQASSESIVEELQSKIQEKDVTLKSMEESLQAAQDISTSREKTIEALEQQLAALQAEMEQLRQKEMQEDLTSSGTQLQDLQAQVAAKDQEIQMLQAELEEKTKELSEKMEQVLQQSHTAVPSPELLTALSEKEKQVSDLQGELAELRDSMELHRKKNNELREKNWSAMEALSATESMLQGKLSKAVKENQVALASYQAECRDVLHRLLPHVPLPNEQNHQEWLHSFERAVAESSAAQSTPASGDSQGLAEKLKEAEETQRILQKDCETYKKVLAETEGILQRLQNSVEQEESRWRVKVELSQGELKEMSQKVTALEQEIERLTDGAELENLRREKQHLESELERAERESATYVTEVRELKDLLTELQTRLDGSYTEAIRQNEELNLLKTQLTVTLSKLETEENERQRVAGDLYKAQQSLDLIQGELSQVTDNADGLIENSSLSSQREEIDRKEKMTAGLNQTVRELQQLLQGVSRQLTKGQEGEADKDLPKV, from the exons ATGGCGGTGGATATCTACGACTCTCAGTATTTGCTCATCCTGGCCCCTTCCCTGGTCATCGCCCTcatgttcctcttcttctggCTCTTCATGAAAGAAACCTCCTATGATGAGGTGCTGGCCCGGCAGAAACGCGACCTCAAGCTACCGCCGTCCAAGCCAGACACCCGTAAGAAGAATGACAAAAAGAAGAGCAAGAAGAAGGAGAGTGCtagtggaggaggtggtggcggcggaggtggaggagagTCTGAAGAGGACCTGAGGGACTTCGATTTAGCTGATGGTGCCAACAGTTCCGCTTTGGAGATTGAGGAGGAACCCGAACCAGTGGCTTCACCAGCTCCTGCTCCACCAACACCAACTCCCTATGTGCCTGTTTCAGTGTCAACGGAGGCTCCTGCTGGtctgagggagagaaagaagaaggagaagaaggcaGCCAaggctgccgctgctgctgcggcGGCCGCCGCTGCcactgctgccactgctgcagCTATAACTTCCCCTTCTGAGGAGCCAGAAGTGAACGGCTCAAAGCCAGTCAGCCGTAAGACAGAAGTCCCTCTAGCTGCTAGCAAACAGTCCAGCCCACCCCCTCCCCAGCTTGAAGTCCAGATCCAGGTCCAGGCTGCCTCGGCTCCTGCTCAGGCTCAGACACCTCCCCAGACCTCTGGGaagagaaacaagaagaaacaaaaaactgaGCCCA TGGATGACCAGCAGCCAGAGGTTAAAGCAGAGCAAGCTCCAGCACCAGTCAAGAAGGAAGCTCCTATTGTGGCTGAAACCAAAGTTCTGGATGGCGCAGCTCCAAGCGCCACCAGCGGCAAGAAGAAGAACCATGCCAAGAAGCAGAAGACCGAGCCTG ATGAATCCCATGTTATGGCTGACTCAGCAGCTTCTGCCAACCACCAAGCAGCCAATAATGATGATATACCATCCAAAGGGAGtggaaagaaacagaagaatgAGACGGACAAGG AGAACACGGAGGTGAagctgaaggagctgctgtCTGGTCTGTCCAGCCTGGCTCTGTCAGAGGCAGAGGCTGTCAGTGTGATTGCTCTCCTCCGAGAGAAGAGCCCTAGTGCCTTGGATGCTTGGCACAAA TCTGCAGCCAGACCAGACCCAGCTACCCAGGAACGAGAGCGACTCCTAGTAACTCTGCAAGAGGAGGCCTCCATTGCCAAGGACAAAGTGAAACAGCTTGGCCAG GAACTTCAGGTTGAGAAGCAAAAGACTGGCCGGGTGGAAGCTGTGATGAGAGAGCAAGTTGCAGCCATGGAGAAAGAAATGGGAAGCATGCAAGCCAAAGCACAAGGCAGCTACCAGGAGATCCAGAGCATGCAGATAAAG TTCCAGCAGGTGAGGGAGCAGCTGGAGAGCCAGATCACTCGACTGCAGCAGGAGAACGGCATCCTGAGGGACGCAGTCAGCTCTGCCACCAACCAGATGGAAAGCAA GAATTCAGCAGAGCTGAACAAGCTGCGTTCAGAGTACGCCGGTCTGATGAAAGAGCTGGCAGACAACAACAgcaagctgcagcaggaggagcaccAGAGGAAGTCGCTGGAGGTCAGCTACAAGCAGAACGTGTCCCAGCTGGAG GCCCAACTACAAGATGCTAAGCGACGCTGGGAAGAACTGCAAAACTTCCTCCACAACGTCaatgctgagagagagaaacttcAGGCCTCTAAGCAAG AGATCCACAGCCAGCTGCTGGCAGCGGAGACGGAGATGAACAACAAGAACAAGGAGATCCAGAATCTACATAACAGCCTGACTGAAGCCATGGTCTCCAAGGAGCGGCTTGAACAAAGAGTGATGGAGCTTCAGGTGGCGTCCCAGCACAGTATGCCTGACGATGCTCTGCAAGCCCGGGCTCAG GAACTTCTGAATGAAAACAAAGGTCTTCAGGTCCAGAATGAGACACTGCAAGTCCAGAATGAAAGCCTACAGGTCCAGATCTCCTCACAG GTCACCCATGTCTCTCACATTGAGGAGCTACAAAAGCt GCTGTCTGAGAAAGAGTTGCAGAGGAAGAGTCTGGAGGATTCTCTGAATGCTGAGAGGAGTAGTGGGGCCACTAGAGAAACTAACATGCAG GCCTTGCACAATGAGAACATGTCGCTGAAGGCAGAGATTCAGAATCTGCAGGCACAGATTTCTGATCAG ACTGCCTCCCAGCTTGCTTTGGACCAGATCCAGCAAAG TGTccaggagaaagaggagaacaTGAAAACCATAGAGGGCCTGCTGGAGAAGGGGCTGATCGAGGTGGCCAACAAAGAAGAGAAGCTCAag GCTGCAAGAGAAGAGAACGTGACATTGAAGCAAGAAATGGAGACCATGAATATAAAGATGGCAGAACAG GCATCATCAGAGTCAATAGTAGAAGAACTCCAGAGCAA GATCCAAGAGAAAGATGTGACGCTAAAATCAATGGAGGAGAGTCTACAGGCAGCACAAGACATCAGCACATCCAGAGAGAAGACAATTGAG GCTCTGGAGCAGCAGTTGGCCGCCCTGCAGGCAGAGATGGAGCAGCTGAGACAGAAGGAGATGCAAGAAGACCTGACCAGTTCTGGTACCCAGCTCCAAGACCTCCAGGCTCA GGTAGCAGCGAAGGACCAGGAGATCCAGATGCTGCAGGCTGAGTTGGAGGAAAAGACAAAGGAGCTGAGTGAGAAAATGGAGCAGGTACTTCAACAG TCCCACACAGCAGTGCCAAGCCCAGAACTTCTTACAGC GTtgtcagagaaagagaagcaggtCTCAGATCTGCAGGGTGAGCTGGCGGAGCTGAGGGACTCCATGGAGCTTCATAGGAAGAAGAACAAC GAGCTTCGGGAGAAAAACTGGAGTGCAATGGAAGCTCTGTCAGCCACCGAGTCCATGCTTCAAGGGAAACTCAGCAAAGCCGTCAAG GAGAACCAGGTGGCACTGGCATCGTATCAGGCTGAGTGTCGAGATGTTCTGCACAGACTTCTGCCCCATGTGCCTCTACCCAATGAGCAG AACCATCAGGAGTGGCTCCACAGTTTTGAGAGAGCAGTAGCTGAAAGCTCAGCTGCACAATCCACCCCTGCATCAGGGGACTCACAG GGACTGGCTGAGAAGCTGAAGGAAGCAGAGGAAACCCAAAGGATTCTACAGAAAGACTGTGAGACATACAAGAAGGTGTTGGCAGAGACG GAGGGCATCCTGCAGCGCCTTCAGAACAGCGTGGAGCAGGAAGAGTCTCGCTGGAGGGTGAAGGTGGAGCTATCGCAGGGAGAGCTGAAAGAG ATGAGCCAGAAAGTCACAGCTCTGGAGCAAGAGATTGAGAGACTAACTGATGGAGCAGAGTTGGAAAAT CTGAGAAGAGAAAAGCAGCACTTGGAGTCTGAGTTGGAGAGAGCGGAGCGGGAGAGTGCCACCTATGTGACGGAGGTCAGAGAG CTCAAAGATCTGTTGACTGAATTGCAGACCAGACTTGATGGCTCATATACAGAGGCTATCAGACAGAATGAGGAGCTGAATTTG CTGAAAACCCAGCTCACTGTGACTCTGTCCAAGCTGGAGACAGAAGAGAATGAGAGGCAAAGGGTGGCTGGTGACCTGTATAAG GCCCAGCAGTCTCTTGATCTGATCCAGGGAGAGCTCTCACAAGTGACCGACAACGCAGATGGCCTGATAGAGAATAGCAGTCTGTCGTCACAGAGA GAGGAGATTGACAGAAAGGAGAAGATGACTGCAGGACTAAACCAAACAGTCAGAGAACTACAGCAGCTGCTACAAGGTGTCAGCCGGCAACTCACCAAGGGACAGGAGGGG GAGGCTGACAAAGATCTGCCCAAGGTATAG